AACCGCTGATCCCGATAGGGTTCCACGAATTTACGGATAACGGAAATTATTCTTTTGAAGACTATTTACTTAATTTTTTAGCCGTTCCACATGAGAAGGACGGAAAGCTGTACGACCGTCGATCGGACGAAGAGTACATTCGCTGGCTCAAAACATTCCGTCAAGCCAATGAGCAGGGTCTGATCGCCAAGGACGTATTTATCGACAAACGTCCGCAAATGGAGGAGAAGGTGGCACAGGGACGGTATTTTGCCATGCTATATCAGCGCTCTGATTTTGCTACACAACAGGTGACGTTGCATGCGAAAGATCCCAACTCCGTCTACATTGCGGTGGATGGACCTTCCAACAGTAAGCTGGACCCGCCGACGCTGGCCGGGCCGGGCATTTCCGGGTGGACGGTGACGCTTATTTCGAAGGATGTCAAAGACAAGGAGCGGGCTATTGAATTTCTGACTTATCTGATTAGCGAGGAAGGGAATCGTGATCTGTATCTGGGGGAGCAGGGAAAGCTGTGGGACACAGTTAACGGTAAGCCAGCCTTCAAGCCGGAGGTACTGGAGCTGCTGAACAAGGATCGGTCTGCATTTGACAAAAAGTATGGCGCCTCCTTCACTTTCTGGATGCTGATGGATACAAATATGAATTTGCAGTGGGCGCCGCCCAGTGTCGAGCCGTATAAGCAGCCTGAAGATTGGACGAAAGGCAAGACCCACAGCTTCTCTCAATATGAGAATATCAAACCGACCGGAACCTCGGCAGAAGGCATTGCGTCAGGCCAGATAGACAAAATTTGGGGCAAGGCATTACCGAAACTGTTGCTGGCTTCCTCGGATGAGGAGTTCGATCGGCTGTTTGCCCGCTTTTTGGAAGACCGCAGAAAAGCAGGCTATGACAAGGTATTGGCTTATCAGCAAAAAGCCTATGAGGAAAACCTTAAGAAAATTGAACAGTTCACCAAATGATTTAATTCAATAACTTAATCTATTGAACCCCTAAGGATGTGATTACATGCCAGGCCGTGCACGTTCACAGATGAAGAGCCTGCTGCGCCGCACGATATGGCAGTGGATGACGGGAACGACCGATCGGCTTGGCGGTTGTTCCCTTCAAGTTAAGCTCATTGTCGCGTATATCGGCGTCATTTTAATCCCGGTGGTATTGTTCTCGCTATATACCTTTCACCAACTGTACGAGAATACAATGAAAGACATTACCGTACAAAATCAGTATGTGTTGGATACAGAGCTGGCCCATATTCATAGCAATATGGAAATTATGGAGCGAACCGCACAGCTTGCGATCTCAGATCGCAACGTGCTTCATTATCTAACCGAGGAACGTGAAATAAGCAGCGATGAGCTAGTCCAATTCAACTTGAATGTGTTTCCAAATTTACAGCACTTGCTGTACAGTAATCCCAATGTAGAGAACATTCGACTGTATACCAATAATCCCCAGACGCATGAAATATGGCCGATGATTTTCAAAGAATCACGATTGCCTAAGGCTTCCTGGCTGAAAGCGGCTCAACTCCGACAAGGGAAAATATGGTGGGATATGTACAAGGGGCCGAAAAGCTTACTTGGGGGACAATCCCGCCAGGAAAGTGAGACAGTGCAGTATATGGCACTGCTGCGTGAAATTCAGTCTACTGGAGGAAGACACGCGGGGTTGGTAGAAACAAATATGAGGCTGGAGCTATTTTCACCTAGGGTATTTGGAATCCCGCAACGTAATCGCGCATGGCAAATGTTCATTCTGAACGGCGGGGATTCCATCTCAAACGGTGGAAAATTAGTGTCTTCTACCGATATAGCTACAGCTTCCTTTCAACCTGATCCCATTCCGATCCCTCTGTCCCATGTGCACCATCTGTTACAGTCCCGCGTTCAGGGACAGGGTGGTGTTTTTGACTTTACCTATGGGAATAAGCCTTATCTTGGTTTGTATCGTTATATAGAAGGGTTGGACGCCTACCTGCTAAATGTGGTGGCGCTGGACGGTCCGCTGGGTGATCTCCGTCAGAAACGCAATGCTATGCTGCTCATTATTAGTATGCTGATTTTGTTTATGTCCGTCATTTCCTATACCTTGCATGCCTTCATTCTCAAGCAGCTACATACCCTGCGTGAATCCATGAAAAAAGTAGAGCAGGAGGGTGACTTTCAGCTTAAGATTCCAGTATATGGACGGGGAGAAGTGGCTGAGCTGGCTTTATATTTTCGCAGTCTGCTGAGTCGAATTAACGGGCTCATTGCCGAGGCAGTACACAAGCAGGCCACTGCTCAAGAAGCTGAACTGCTAGCGCTCAAGCATCAGATTGATTCCCACTTTCTCTATAATACATTGGAAAATTTAAAAATGATGGCGGAGATAGAACGGCAGTATCCGCTGTCGGATGCCCTTACCTCCCTTGGCTCGATGATGCGTTATAATCTCCAATGGTCCGGGTCGTGTGTTACGTTGCGGGATGAAATCCGACATATCCAGCATTACGTGGCCATCATGAACATTCGCCACGATAACCAAATTGGATTGGAAATTCATCTATCGTCGGCGTTTATGGAACTGGAGATGCTGAAAATGTCGCTGCAGCCTGTAGTCGAAAATGCTATCAAGCACGGGTGGAGTACATTGCAAAGCCCATTCAGCATCACGATTGAAGCCTGCTCTAAGCAGGATATCATAGAATTGCGTATACAGGATAACGGAGTGGGGATCTCTGAAGAAAGAAGAAACGCCATCATGGCTGGTCTAGCGCGAACGGATATGGATTCCCTCGAGCCCGGGATGAATGGGGGAATCGGTTTGTATAATGTGCATCGCCGTTTAAGTATGCAGTATGGCGCAGAGTATGGCATAAGACTGGACAGCATCCACGGACAATCGACGACAGTGACCCTGATTTTGCCTAGACGTTACATGATGAGGGGGACGGACCATGACGACCAAGCTGTTGATTGCGGATGACGAGAAAAATATTCGAATGGGACTTCAAGCTATGATCGAACGGGAATTTTCCGGTCTCTATGAATGTGTACTGGTCAAGGACGGAAGGGAAGCCTGGCAGCATGTGAAGCAGTTTTTGCCCGAGTTGGTGATAACGGATATCCGTATGC
The Paenibacillus peoriae DNA segment above includes these coding regions:
- a CDS encoding extracellular solute-binding protein, with protein sequence MNIRKWQKGLLAVVLLIGPLAGCTSGGSGAVTELKDEKTKASADTPGWKADTEPITFDWYLNFSWFPNKWGTDMTSKYVTQKTGVSVNFIVPAGNENEKLNTMLASGKLPDFVTLSWGEDAIKKMIEGKMVLPLNKLAEKYDPYLIKVADPAKMSWYRQTDGNVYGYPNASSSPQDYQKYGQNFVSNQTFMVRKDMYEAIGKPDMRTPEGFLKALQKAKEKFPEINGQPLIPIGFHEFTDNGNYSFEDYLLNFLAVPHEKDGKLYDRRSDEEYIRWLKTFRQANEQGLIAKDVFIDKRPQMEEKVAQGRYFAMLYQRSDFATQQVTLHAKDPNSVYIAVDGPSNSKLDPPTLAGPGISGWTVTLISKDVKDKERAIEFLTYLISEEGNRDLYLGEQGKLWDTVNGKPAFKPEVLELLNKDRSAFDKKYGASFTFWMLMDTNMNLQWAPPSVEPYKQPEDWTKGKTHSFSQYENIKPTGTSAEGIASGQIDKIWGKALPKLLLASSDEEFDRLFARFLEDRRKAGYDKVLAYQQKAYEENLKKIEQFTK
- a CDS encoding sensor histidine kinase: MPGRARSQMKSLLRRTIWQWMTGTTDRLGGCSLQVKLIVAYIGVILIPVVLFSLYTFHQLYENTMKDITVQNQYVLDTELAHIHSNMEIMERTAQLAISDRNVLHYLTEEREISSDELVQFNLNVFPNLQHLLYSNPNVENIRLYTNNPQTHEIWPMIFKESRLPKASWLKAAQLRQGKIWWDMYKGPKSLLGGQSRQESETVQYMALLREIQSTGGRHAGLVETNMRLELFSPRVFGIPQRNRAWQMFILNGGDSISNGGKLVSSTDIATASFQPDPIPIPLSHVHHLLQSRVQGQGGVFDFTYGNKPYLGLYRYIEGLDAYLLNVVALDGPLGDLRQKRNAMLLIISMLILFMSVISYTLHAFILKQLHTLRESMKKVEQEGDFQLKIPVYGRGEVAELALYFRSLLSRINGLIAEAVHKQATAQEAELLALKHQIDSHFLYNTLENLKMMAEIERQYPLSDALTSLGSMMRYNLQWSGSCVTLRDEIRHIQHYVAIMNIRHDNQIGLEIHLSSAFMELEMLKMSLQPVVENAIKHGWSTLQSPFSITIEACSKQDIIELRIQDNGVGISEERRNAIMAGLARTDMDSLEPGMNGGIGLYNVHRRLSMQYGAEYGIRLDSIHGQSTTVTLILPRRYMMRGTDHDDQAVDCG